The following are encoded together in the Leuconostoc mesenteroides subsp. mesenteroides ATCC 8293 genome:
- a CDS encoding pyridoxal phosphate-dependent aminotransferase: MTKNINKNVHNTGLSGIRLVSNFIKKPVNEVIQLTVGEIDLPTPFATKQAGIKAIEQDHTKYTDNMGILALRRIITEYAQEFYSEPYNPVTEVLVTVGASEGIDLAIRALVNPGDEVILVSPGYTAYTQAVTLAGGVPVVVDTRSSNFRLLPNQLEEVISEKSKLVILNYPNNPSGVVLSSQELVELANVIKRHDLYVLTDDVYNRLVYDQDFAPSIASVPDMKERTLVLNGLSKSHSMTGWRIGYLLGPECLIHELYKIHQTDVGCASSISQEAAMTALTVDRDNPSEIVPIFRERRDYVLKRLDEIGISYIKPEGTFYVFANIEKFGMTSLDFVKFLIETVDLAVVHGSAFTEFGEGFIRISYAMDLSILKEALDRFQAAVAKLNNQKSLS; the protein is encoded by the coding sequence ATGACAAAAAATATTAATAAAAATGTTCATAACACAGGACTGTCAGGTATCCGTTTGGTTTCTAATTTTATAAAAAAGCCGGTAAACGAGGTCATTCAACTGACAGTTGGTGAAATTGATTTACCAACACCATTTGCTACCAAGCAAGCTGGCATTAAAGCGATTGAGCAAGATCACACAAAATATACTGATAATATGGGTATATTAGCACTTAGAAGAATCATCACTGAGTACGCGCAAGAATTTTACAGTGAACCTTATAATCCTGTTACAGAGGTACTAGTGACAGTTGGTGCAAGTGAAGGCATTGACCTAGCAATCCGAGCATTAGTGAATCCTGGTGATGAAGTCATCCTTGTTTCACCTGGTTATACTGCTTATACGCAAGCCGTTACTTTAGCAGGGGGTGTTCCAGTAGTTGTTGATACACGATCGAGTAATTTTAGGCTATTACCAAATCAATTAGAGGAGGTCATTAGTGAGAAAAGTAAATTAGTTATACTCAATTATCCGAATAATCCGAGTGGCGTTGTTTTATCTTCTCAAGAGTTAGTAGAATTAGCTAATGTCATCAAGAGACATGATTTATATGTGTTGACAGATGATGTGTATAATCGTTTAGTTTACGATCAAGATTTCGCACCATCTATTGCAAGTGTGCCCGATATGAAGGAAAGAACCTTAGTATTAAACGGTTTATCTAAATCGCACAGTATGACGGGTTGGCGCATTGGTTATTTATTAGGGCCAGAATGTTTAATTCATGAATTATATAAAATCCATCAAACCGATGTTGGCTGTGCCTCAAGTATCTCTCAAGAAGCTGCAATGACAGCTTTAACAGTGGATCGCGATAACCCGTCTGAGATCGTGCCCATATTTAGAGAAAGGCGAGACTATGTTCTGAAACGATTGGATGAAATTGGTATTAGCTATATTAAACCAGAGGGAACATTTTATGTCTTTGCAAATATTGAAAAGTTTGGCATGACTTCATTAGACTTCGTGAAGTTTCTAATAGAGACAGTGGATTTGGCTGTTGTTCATGGCTCCGCTTTTACTGAATTTGGTGAAGGATTTATTCGAATTTCCTATGCAATGGATTTATCAATTCTAAAAGAAGCTTTGGACAGGTTTCAAGCTGCCGTGGCTAAATTAAACAATCAAAAAAGCCTCAGCTAA
- a CDS encoding D-isomer specific 2-hydroxyacid dehydrogenase family protein translates to MSEKRIHIVGDLHEVAIQKFTSAGYDVSHSPNYDEKKLLSLASDAAVIIMTDMAFDKNWFDALPNLKLIARRGVGYDNIPVESATKHGVWVTNTPGANAIAVAELAVTLILTVLRKVNQATNSVQKGEALTYPASLMGHNLSGKIIGLIGYGQIAQNLEKILHGFGAHVLVYSRTKRETLYGQFVSYDTLLAQSDIISLHIPATPETSGILNHEAFSKMKTNAILINTARAALVDEEALVEAINTGKIAGAGLDTTSYETIKTASPLLNHDQIVITPHIGANTVESEYLTAEKVVASVLDFFNNQKPIYRLN, encoded by the coding sequence ATGTCAGAAAAACGCATACACATTGTAGGTGATTTACACGAAGTTGCTATTCAAAAATTTACCAGTGCAGGATATGATGTATCGCATAGCCCGAATTATGATGAAAAAAAATTATTGTCCTTAGCTTCTGATGCAGCGGTCATTATTATGACTGATATGGCATTTGACAAGAATTGGTTTGATGCCTTGCCAAATCTAAAATTAATCGCCCGTCGTGGTGTAGGATATGATAACATTCCGGTGGAATCAGCTACCAAACACGGTGTGTGGGTGACAAATACACCCGGTGCAAATGCTATTGCTGTTGCGGAACTGGCTGTTACTTTGATATTAACAGTTTTGCGTAAGGTCAACCAAGCAACCAATAGCGTGCAAAAAGGTGAGGCATTAACATATCCAGCAAGTTTAATGGGTCATAATTTATCTGGGAAAATAATAGGACTCATCGGGTATGGTCAAATTGCGCAAAATTTAGAAAAAATATTGCATGGTTTTGGGGCGCATGTATTGGTTTATAGTCGAACAAAGCGAGAAACGCTTTATGGTCAATTTGTATCGTATGACACACTACTAGCACAATCAGATATCATATCGTTACATATTCCTGCTACACCAGAAACAAGTGGTATTTTAAATCATGAAGCGTTTTCAAAGATGAAAACGAACGCTATTCTAATTAATACAGCACGAGCTGCTTTAGTAGATGAAGAGGCGTTGGTTGAGGCAATAAATACTGGAAAAATAGCAGGTGCAGGTCTAGACACAACAAGTTATGAGACCATAAAAACAGCTAGTCCTTTATTGAATCATGATCAAATTGTGATTACACCACATATTGGTGCAAATACAGTAGAATCCGAATACTTGACTGCTGAAAAAGTAGTGGCAAGCGTTCTTGATTTTTTTAACAACCAAAAGCCGATATACAGATTAAACTAG
- a CDS encoding amino acid ABC transporter ATP-binding protein produces MIKVEHISKQFGTNDVLKDINLEVPENEVVVIIGPSGSGKSTLLRLINHLDVATSGYIHVDGEDITDENNDISSIQAKMGMVFQHFNLFPNLTVLENITLAPKRVKRLSVDEANEEAKKLLALVGLSDKVNAYPKSLSGGQQQRVGIARSLAMHPKYLLFDEQTSALDPEMVDDVLEVMKDLAKQGMTMIVVTHEMGFAREIANKVIFMADGVVVEEGSPNAIFGAPQHVRTKEFLGKVL; encoded by the coding sequence ATGATTAAAGTAGAACACATTTCAAAACAATTTGGTACCAATGATGTTTTAAAAGATATTAACTTAGAAGTGCCAGAAAATGAAGTCGTTGTTATCATTGGACCATCAGGGTCTGGTAAATCAACATTGCTGCGACTCATCAATCACTTAGATGTTGCAACAAGCGGGTATATCCATGTTGATGGTGAAGATATAACAGATGAGAATAACGATATTTCTAGTATTCAAGCCAAGATGGGAATGGTTTTTCAACATTTTAATTTGTTCCCAAATTTAACCGTGTTAGAAAACATAACATTAGCGCCTAAGCGCGTGAAGCGCTTGAGTGTTGATGAGGCCAATGAAGAGGCCAAAAAACTGTTGGCATTAGTCGGCTTATCTGACAAAGTGAATGCTTATCCTAAATCTTTGTCTGGTGGGCAGCAGCAACGTGTAGGAATAGCGAGATCGCTTGCGATGCATCCTAAATACTTATTGTTTGACGAGCAAACTTCGGCCTTAGATCCAGAAATGGTTGATGATGTTCTTGAAGTAATGAAGGATTTAGCTAAGCAGGGCATGACCATGATCGTAGTGACCCATGAAATGGGCTTTGCCAGAGAAATAGCTAATAAGGTTATTTTTATGGCCGATGGTGTGGTCGTTGAAGAAGGATCTCCAAATGCGATATTTGGCGCACCACAGCATGTCAGAACAAAGGAATTTTTGGGAAAAGTATTATGA
- a CDS encoding amino acid ABC transporter permease, whose protein sequence is MSFSYEMILDYAPFFMHGLLYTLLFSLCGVVFGTIFGLIIALGRMSKNPVISGIFKTYIGLFRGTPLFVQILITNFGVVPAIFGHSNPYIAGALSLSLNAAAYIAETFRSGIQSISEGQREAARTLGLSQFDTMRFIIVPQAIKIVIPALGNEFISLIKDSSLVSAISAPEITYWAQAMNAQYYVVWTPYLTVAVLYLILTLSASRLMKLWERKMAQND, encoded by the coding sequence ATGAGTTTTAGTTATGAAATGATTTTAGATTACGCCCCATTTTTCATGCATGGTTTACTATACACTTTGCTGTTTTCCCTTTGTGGGGTAGTTTTTGGAACGATATTTGGACTGATTATTGCACTTGGCCGTATGTCGAAAAACCCCGTTATTTCTGGAATATTTAAAACCTATATTGGTTTGTTTCGTGGCACACCATTGTTTGTACAAATTTTGATTACCAACTTTGGTGTCGTACCGGCAATTTTTGGACATTCCAATCCATATATAGCCGGTGCCCTGTCCTTGTCCCTGAATGCAGCGGCCTACATTGCTGAAACATTTCGTTCAGGTATTCAATCCATTTCTGAAGGGCAACGTGAGGCGGCTAGAACATTGGGTTTGTCTCAATTTGATACGATGCGTTTTATCATAGTGCCGCAAGCCATAAAGATAGTGATACCGGCATTAGGAAACGAATTTATTAGTTTAATCAAAGATTCATCTTTGGTATCAGCAATATCCGCACCAGAAATTACGTATTGGGCTCAAGCTATGAATGCACAATACTATGTTGTTTGGACGCCATATCTCACAGTTGCCGTACTGTATTTGATTTTGACCTTGTCAGCAAGTCGACTAATGAAACTATGGGAAAGGAAAATGGCGCAAAATGATTAA
- a CDS encoding basic amino acid ABC transporter substrate-binding protein has product MVAPRQKKSHNNIVYIVLGVVIVGIVIGTTKLVGHSATTKSKSEKKISVLTYANWNPFEYIKNGKVVGFDLDILKSLSKEAGYQYTIKNTGWDSMFTQLNSGSADAAISGITITKDRQKTYSFSKPYFVSRQAIIVKKTDTVIKNATDLKNKKVAVQLGSTGEEAAESILGKNSSNISKDKGGTTFLQVVHGQADAAIGDETTVKKYVASNPSYKLKVIYDDKNFEPEYFGLMFTKNSKYRSTYNAALKKIIDNGEYTKIYEKWFGSKPSLDVIKSQQ; this is encoded by the coding sequence ATGGTAGCTCCACGTCAAAAAAAGTCACACAATAATATTGTGTATATTGTCTTAGGTGTCGTTATTGTAGGGATTGTCATAGGCACAACAAAATTGGTGGGACATTCAGCAACCACCAAAAGTAAATCAGAAAAGAAAATATCAGTATTAACGTATGCTAACTGGAACCCGTTTGAATACATAAAAAATGGTAAGGTTGTTGGGTTTGATTTAGATATCTTAAAATCTTTGTCTAAAGAAGCGGGCTATCAGTATACGATTAAGAATACTGGTTGGGACTCGATGTTTACACAATTAAATTCTGGTTCAGCTGATGCAGCTATTTCTGGTATTACAATTACAAAAGATCGTCAAAAAACATATTCGTTTTCAAAGCCTTACTTTGTTTCTCGACAGGCAATCATTGTTAAGAAAACTGACACAGTAATTAAAAATGCAACTGATCTGAAGAATAAAAAAGTTGCTGTTCAGCTAGGTTCAACCGGAGAGGAAGCTGCTGAATCAATCCTTGGCAAGAATAGTTCAAATATTAGCAAAGACAAAGGCGGCACAACATTTTTACAGGTTGTTCATGGGCAAGCAGACGCTGCAATTGGTGACGAAACCACTGTTAAAAAGTATGTGGCAAGTAATCCCTCATACAAATTAAAAGTTATTTATGACGATAAAAACTTTGAACCAGAATATTTTGGTTTGATGTTTACTAAAAATTCAAAATACCGTTCAACATATAACGCTGCTTTGAAAAAAATAATTGACAATGGCGAATATACAAAAATTTATGAAAAGTGGTTTGGTAGTAAGCCATCACTTGATGTCATAAAGTCACAGCAATGA